From the genome of Actinacidiphila yeochonensis CN732, one region includes:
- a CDS encoding ATP-binding cassette domain-containing protein has product MIDAQGLTKRYGEKTAVDGLDFVVKPGTVTGFLGPNGAGKSTTMRMVVGLDAPTSGSVAVNGRRYADHRAPLQEVGALLEAKSVHPGRSAYNHLRALALTHGIPSRRVDEVVELAGLGSVARKRVGAFSLGMGQRLGIAAALLGDPQTVMLDEPVNGLDPEGVLWIRNLLTSLAEEGRTVFVSSHLMSEMALVADHLIVVGRGRLLADTTVGDLVREAGGDTVKVATNDPARLRDVLAGPGVEVTGRVGSEELRVTGLTAREVGLRAAEHGIPLFELTARTVSLEEAFMSLTRDAVEYHGTATVPSVPGGAAVPAEDVETVETAGRPA; this is encoded by the coding sequence ATGATCGACGCACAAGGGCTGACCAAGAGGTACGGGGAGAAGACGGCCGTCGACGGGCTGGACTTCGTCGTGAAGCCGGGGACGGTGACCGGGTTCCTGGGCCCCAACGGCGCCGGGAAGTCCACGACGATGCGCATGGTCGTCGGCCTCGACGCCCCGACCAGCGGCTCGGTGGCGGTGAACGGCCGCCGCTACGCCGACCACCGGGCACCGCTCCAGGAGGTCGGGGCGCTGCTGGAGGCGAAGTCGGTCCACCCGGGCCGGTCGGCCTACAACCACCTCAGGGCGCTGGCCCTGACCCACGGGATCCCGTCCCGCCGGGTCGACGAGGTCGTGGAGCTGGCCGGGCTGGGCAGCGTCGCGCGCAAGCGGGTGGGCGCCTTCTCCCTCGGCATGGGCCAGCGCCTCGGCATCGCGGCGGCGCTGCTGGGCGACCCGCAGACGGTGATGCTGGACGAGCCGGTCAACGGGCTGGACCCGGAGGGCGTGCTGTGGATCCGCAACCTGCTGACCTCGCTCGCCGAGGAGGGCCGGACGGTCTTCGTCTCCTCGCACCTGATGAGCGAGATGGCGCTGGTGGCCGACCACCTCATCGTCGTCGGGCGCGGGCGGCTGCTGGCCGACACGACCGTCGGCGACCTGGTCCGCGAGGCGGGCGGTGACACCGTGAAGGTGGCGACGAACGACCCCGCGCGGCTGCGGGACGTGCTGGCGGGGCCGGGCGTCGAGGTCACCGGCCGGGTCGGCTCCGAGGAGCTGCGGGTGACCGGGCTGACCGCCCGGGAGGTCGGGCTGCGGGCGGCGGAGCACGGCATCCCGCTGTTCGAGCTGACGGCGCGGACGGTGTCCCTGGAAGAGGCGTTCATGAGCCTGACCAGGGACGCCGTGGAGTACCACGGCACCGCCACGGTGCCGTCCGTGCCCGGCGGGGCCGCCGTGCCCGCCGAGGACGTTGAGACCGTCGAGACCGCAGGGAGGCCGGCATGA